One genomic window of Eisenibacter elegans DSM 3317 includes the following:
- the pyrR gene encoding bifunctional pyr operon transcriptional regulator/uracil phosphoribosyltransferase PyrR, translated as MDKKLIINHQLLDIILSRLCHELIENYGDFEDTVLIGLQPKGIRVAQRLHQRLNDMCAQNVPLGFLDVTFYRDDFRRRSSVLKANETRIDFIIENKNVILIDDVLYTGRTVRAALDAMTAFGRPRKVELLTLIDRRYTRDLPIAPNYVGKQVNTLHSQRVLVEWDTAYGNQVWLLAQGLETDKGGV; from the coding sequence ATGGACAAAAAACTGATTATCAATCACCAACTGCTCGATATTATTTTGAGCCGCCTTTGCCATGAGCTGATTGAAAACTATGGCGATTTTGAAGACACTGTATTGATAGGCCTACAGCCTAAGGGGATTCGGGTAGCACAGCGCTTACACCAACGCCTCAATGATATGTGTGCGCAGAATGTGCCTTTAGGATTTTTGGATGTTACTTTCTATCGGGACGATTTTCGCCGACGAAGCTCTGTGCTCAAGGCCAACGAAACAAGGATTGATTTTATCATCGAAAACAAAAACGTTATCTTGATTGACGATGTACTCTATACTGGGCGAACCGTTCGGGCGGCGCTTGACGCAATGACAGCCTTTGGCCGCCCGCGCAAAGTAGAGCTACTGACCTTGATAGACAGACGCTACACCCGCGATTTGCCCATAGCGCCCAACTATGTGGGCAAGCAAGTAAACACCCTACACTCGCAGCGGGTTTTGGTAGAATGGGATACTGCCTATGGCAACCAAGTATGGTTGTTGGCCCAAGGGCTAGAGACCGACAAAGGGGGAGTATAG
- a CDS encoding helix-hairpin-helix domain-containing protein has translation MLKQLTRYLRDYFGFSRVEIHGMLVLGFFCLLLLAAAAYPWPFPLSHTEEPEALAIRDSLWLVLLANEAAAQEQAADFSPSDSLYAFNPNHLEVSDWQQLGFSEKLALRLYNYVYKGGQFRYRTDLRRIYGFPDEAYALLEPYILLPEKQTQKYAAKDTQYQKTKGHKNNHKKYAKSDERASVAAPQDGDNSASDVSNASQEVRKPFRLELNRATAEDLQQIKGIGPGYSGRIVKYRESLGGFYDLAQLGEVYQLPPEVVAKLQEAAYVDASALRHLYINSATEAELALHPYLSAKQAKTIVAYRKNHGAFSVPEALANVGIFSDAQLTRLLPYIHTD, from the coding sequence ATGCTAAAACAACTTACCCGCTATCTACGTGATTACTTTGGTTTTTCACGTGTCGAAATACACGGAATGTTGGTATTGGGTTTTTTCTGTCTCTTATTGTTGGCGGCGGCGGCCTATCCTTGGCCTTTTCCCCTTAGCCATACAGAAGAGCCTGAGGCCTTGGCTATTCGAGACAGTCTGTGGTTGGTACTGTTGGCCAATGAGGCTGCAGCCCAAGAGCAGGCAGCTGATTTCAGCCCTTCTGATAGTCTTTATGCCTTCAATCCCAACCATCTGGAGGTGTCGGACTGGCAGCAGCTTGGGTTTTCCGAAAAGTTGGCACTACGTCTCTACAACTATGTCTACAAAGGGGGGCAGTTCCGATACCGCACAGACCTAAGGCGTATTTATGGTTTCCCCGATGAGGCCTATGCACTGCTAGAGCCTTACATTCTTTTACCCGAAAAACAAACGCAAAAATACGCTGCCAAAGATACTCAATACCAAAAAACAAAAGGTCATAAAAACAATCATAAAAAGTATGCCAAGTCTGATGAACGAGCATCTGTAGCCGCTCCGCAAGATGGAGACAATAGTGCGTCGGATGTTTCCAACGCATCCCAAGAGGTGCGAAAGCCTTTCCGCCTTGAACTTAATCGGGCGACTGCCGAAGACTTACAGCAAATCAAGGGCATAGGCCCCGGTTATTCGGGGCGTATTGTCAAGTATCGGGAGTCTTTGGGTGGTTTTTATGATTTGGCGCAACTTGGCGAGGTTTACCAACTGCCGCCGGAAGTGGTTGCCAAGCTTCAGGAGGCTGCCTATGTGGATGCTTCGGCGCTTCGCCATCTCTATATCAATAGCGCTACCGAGGCCGAGCTAGCCCTCCACCCCTACCTCAGTGCTAAGCAGGCCAAAACCATCGTGGCATACCGCAAAAACCACGGGGCTTTTAGTGTGCCAGAAGCTTTGGCCAACGTAGGGATTTTTAGTGATGCGCAGTTGACTAGGCTCTTGCCCTATATCCATACAGACTAA